The Buttiauxella selenatireducens genome has a window encoding:
- the xerD gene encoding site-specific tyrosine recombinase XerD, producing MEQEAEQDLARIEQFLDALWLERNLAQNTLDSYRRDLKMVAEWLERHDLNLLNVQTSDLQSLFAERLEGGYKATSSARMLSAIRRLFQYIYREKLRDDDPSVMLSSPKLPQRLPKDLSEAQVDRLLQAPCIDQPIELRDKAMLELLYATGLRVSELVGLTMSDVSLRQGVVRVIGKGNKERLVPMGEEAVYWLENYLEHGRPWLLNGVSIDVVFPSNRAQQMTRQTFWHRIKHYAVQAGIDSEKLSPHVLRHAFATHLLNHGADLRVVQMLLGHSDLSTTQIYTHVATERLRQLHQQHHPRA from the coding sequence GTGGAACAAGAAGCGGAACAAGATCTGGCCCGAATCGAACAATTTCTTGATGCGCTCTGGCTTGAGCGGAATCTGGCACAGAACACGTTAGACTCCTATCGCCGTGATCTTAAGATGGTCGCGGAGTGGCTAGAACGCCATGACCTGAACTTGCTGAATGTACAAACCAGCGATTTGCAGTCGCTGTTTGCTGAACGTCTTGAAGGTGGCTATAAAGCGACGAGTTCGGCACGAATGCTGAGCGCGATTCGTCGATTATTTCAGTATATCTACCGCGAAAAATTGCGTGATGACGACCCGAGCGTAATGCTTTCATCGCCAAAATTGCCGCAGCGTTTGCCAAAAGATCTCAGCGAAGCGCAGGTCGATCGTTTGTTGCAAGCACCTTGTATCGACCAACCCATCGAGTTGCGTGATAAAGCGATGCTCGAATTATTGTATGCTACGGGTCTGCGCGTATCGGAGTTAGTGGGGCTGACCATGAGTGATGTCAGCTTGCGTCAGGGCGTGGTTCGGGTCATCGGTAAAGGCAATAAAGAACGCCTGGTGCCGATGGGTGAAGAAGCTGTTTACTGGCTGGAAAACTACCTCGAACATGGGCGGCCATGGTTGCTCAATGGTGTGTCGATTGATGTGGTCTTCCCTAGTAATCGCGCCCAACAAATGACGCGTCAGACATTCTGGCACCGCATAAAACATTACGCAGTGCAGGCAGGCATCGATAGCGAAAAGCTTTCCCCGCACGTTCTTCGGCACGCATTTGCCACGCATTTACTGAACCATGGCGCGGATTTGCGAGTCGTACAAATGTTGCTTGGACATAGTGATTTGTCCACAACCCAAATTTATACGCATGTAGCGACGGAACGTTTGCGTCAGCTGCATCAACAACACCACCCGCGAGCGTGA
- the prfB gene encoding peptide chain release factor 2 (programmed frameshift), translating into MFEINPVKNRIQDLTERSDVLRGYLDYDAKKERLEEVNAELEQPDVWNEPERAQALGKERSALEAIVETLDQMTQGLEDVSGLLELAIEADDEETFNEAVVELDLLEAKLAQLEFRRMFSGEYDSADCYIDIQAGSGGTEAQDWASMLMRMYLRWAESRGFKTEIIEESEGEVAGIKSVTIKIQGEYAFGWLRTETGVHRLVRKSPFDSGGRRHTSFSSAFVYPEVDDDIDIEINPADLRIDVYRASGAGGQHVNRTESAVRITHLPTNTVTQCQNDRSQHKNKDQAMKQMKAKLYELEMQKKNAEKQSLEDNKSDIGWGSQIRSYVLDDSRIKDLRTGVETRNTQAVLDGDLDKFIEASLKAGL; encoded by the exons ATGTTTGAAATTAACCCGGTAAAAAACCGTATCCAGGACCTCACTGAGCGCAGTGACGTTCTTAGGGGGTATCTT GACTACGATGCCAAGAAAGAGCGCCTGGAAGAAGTAAACGCAGAGCTGGAACAGCCTGATGTGTGGAACGAACCTGAACGCGCGCAAGCGTTGGGTAAAGAGCGTTCTGCACTGGAAGCGATTGTCGAAACACTCGATCAAATGACTCAAGGCCTGGAAGATGTTTCCGGTCTGCTGGAATTAGCCATCGAAGCCGACGACGAAGAAACCTTCAACGAAGCCGTTGTTGAGTTAGATCTGCTGGAAGCCAAACTGGCGCAGCTAGAATTTCGTCGTATGTTCTCCGGCGAGTACGACAGCGCTGATTGCTATATCGATATTCAGGCAGGTTCTGGCGGCACCGAAGCGCAAGACTGGGCCAGCATGCTCATGCGAATGTATCTGCGTTGGGCGGAATCGCGTGGCTTCAAAACTGAAATCATTGAAGAATCTGAAGGCGAAGTGGCGGGCATTAAGTCCGTAACTATCAAAATTCAGGGTGAATATGCCTTTGGCTGGTTGCGTACTGAAACTGGCGTCCATCGCCTGGTACGTAAGAGCCCGTTCGATTCCGGTGGCCGTCGCCACACCTCCTTTAGTTCGGCCTTTGTTTACCCAGAAGTGGATGACGATATTGATATCGAAATCAACCCGGCCGATCTGCGTATCGACGTTTACCGTGCATCTGGTGCCGGTGGTCAGCACGTTAACCGTACAGAATCTGCGGTACGTATTACCCACCTTCCGACCAACACCGTGACTCAGTGCCAGAACGACCGTTCGCAGCATAAGAACAAAGATCAGGCGATGAAGCAGATGAAGGCGAAGTTATACGAGCTGGAAATGCAGAAGAAGAATGCTGAGAAGCAGTCGCTGGAAGATAACAAATCGGATATCGGCTGGGGCAGCCAGATTCGTTCTTACGTACTGGACGACTCCCGTATCAAAGACTTGCGTACCGGTGTAGAAACCCGTAACACGCAGGCGGTACTGGATGGCGATCTGGACAAATTTATCGAAGCAAGTTTGAAAGCAGGGTTATGA
- the recJ gene encoding single-stranded-DNA-specific exonuclease RecJ produces MKQQTQLRRRTVDESVVLPQQLHPLLKRLYASRGVRSAQEIERGVVGMLPWQKLSGIDKAVEILHNAFREGLRIIVVGDFDADGATSTALSVLGLRSLGCQNISYLVPNRFEDGYGLSPEVVDQAHARGAQLILTVDNGISSHSGVERAHALGIPVVVTDHHLPGPELPAAEAIINPNLADCEFPSKSLAGVGVAFYLMLAMRAHLRDCGWFEQQGLAIPNIAELLDLVALGTVADVVPLDTNNRILTWQGLSRIRAGKCRPGIKALLEVANRDPQKLAASDLGFALGPRLNAAGRLDDMSVGVALLLSENIGEARMLANELDALNQTRKEIEQGMQVEALALCQQLEHSHDELPYGLAMYHPEWHQGVVGILASRIKERFNRPVIAFAPAGDGTLKGSGRSVQGLHMRDALERLDTLYPGLMLKFGGHAMAAGLSLEEAKFEEFRQRFGDLVGDWLDPALLQGVIWSDGPITAQEMTLETAEMLRDAGPWGQMFPEPLFDGKFRLLQQRLVGERHLKVMVEPVGGGPLIDGIAFNVDTACWPDNGVREVELAFKLDVNEFRGNRSVQLLIDHIWPI; encoded by the coding sequence GTGAAACAGCAAACACAACTTCGCCGTCGTACGGTTGATGAGTCCGTGGTGTTACCCCAGCAACTGCATCCTCTTTTAAAGCGCCTTTATGCCAGTAGAGGCGTGCGCAGCGCACAAGAGATCGAACGTGGCGTGGTAGGGATGCTGCCGTGGCAGAAACTCAGCGGCATAGATAAAGCCGTCGAAATACTGCACAACGCTTTCCGTGAAGGTTTGCGCATTATCGTGGTGGGCGATTTTGACGCTGACGGCGCGACCAGCACCGCATTAAGCGTGCTGGGGTTGCGCAGCCTCGGTTGCCAAAACATCAGCTATCTCGTTCCCAACCGTTTTGAAGATGGTTACGGCTTGAGTCCAGAAGTGGTGGATCAAGCGCATGCGCGCGGTGCGCAGTTGATTCTGACTGTTGATAACGGCATCTCTTCTCATAGTGGTGTTGAGCGTGCTCATGCACTGGGCATTCCAGTGGTGGTGACGGACCACCACTTGCCTGGGCCGGAACTGCCTGCGGCAGAAGCCATCATCAATCCGAATTTGGCTGATTGCGAGTTCCCGTCTAAATCACTCGCGGGTGTCGGCGTCGCTTTTTATCTGATGCTGGCGATGCGTGCGCATTTGCGCGATTGCGGTTGGTTTGAACAACAGGGTCTGGCGATCCCAAACATTGCCGAACTGCTGGACTTGGTTGCGTTGGGCACCGTGGCGGACGTTGTTCCGCTCGATACCAATAATCGTATCCTGACCTGGCAAGGTCTGAGCCGCATTCGTGCAGGCAAATGTCGTCCAGGCATTAAAGCGCTGCTTGAAGTCGCCAACCGTGACCCACAAAAACTGGCGGCAAGCGACTTAGGATTTGCTTTGGGGCCGCGCCTGAATGCGGCGGGGCGTCTGGACGATATGTCCGTTGGCGTGGCGTTATTGCTCAGTGAAAACATTGGTGAAGCTCGCATGCTGGCCAATGAACTGGATGCGTTAAACCAGACGCGTAAAGAGATTGAGCAGGGCATGCAGGTTGAAGCGTTGGCGCTCTGCCAGCAGCTTGAGCATAGTCATGATGAGTTGCCGTATGGCCTCGCCATGTACCACCCAGAATGGCATCAGGGCGTCGTCGGTATTCTTGCTTCTCGCATCAAGGAACGGTTTAACCGCCCGGTTATTGCATTTGCACCCGCAGGCGACGGCACCCTGAAAGGCTCCGGTCGTTCGGTGCAAGGCTTGCATATGCGTGATGCCCTCGAACGGCTTGATACTTTATATCCAGGCTTGATGCTGAAGTTTGGTGGCCATGCGATGGCGGCGGGGTTGTCCCTCGAAGAAGCGAAGTTCGAAGAATTCCGTCAACGCTTTGGCGATTTGGTCGGTGATTGGCTGGATCCGGCACTGCTACAAGGCGTGATTTGGTCGGACGGGCCTATTACCGCGCAAGAAATGACGCTGGAAACGGCTGAGATGTTGCGTGATGCCGGGCCGTGGGGGCAAATGTTCCCGGAGCCGCTGTTTGACGGCAAATTCCGCTTGTTACAGCAACGGCTGGTGGGCGAGCGTCATCTAAAAGTGATGGTTGAACCTGTCGGTGGTGGGCCACTGATCGACGGAATTGCCTTTAACGTTGATACCGCATGCTGGCCGGATAACGGCGTGCGTGAAGTTGAACTGGCATTCAAGCTCGATGTAAACGAGTTTCGCGGAAATAGAAGCGTGCAGCTTTTAATCGATCATATCTGGCCGATATAG
- the ygfZ gene encoding tRNA-modifying protein YgfZ, translating into MAFNPFPPRQPTAAARLPLTLMTLDDWALASVTGKDAETYLQGQVTTDVAQLAANQHTLCAHCDAKGKMWSNLRLFHRGEGYALIERRNLRDAQLIELKKYAVFSKVAITPDDESVLLGLAGFQARAALANVFTTLPDAENPVVQEGVTTLLWFNLPAERFMLVTDEATAQALAEKLQGEAQRNDSQQWLALEIEAGIPVIEPVNSAQFIPQATNLQALGGISFKKGCYTGQEMVARAKFRGANKRALWFLAGKASRLPEAGEDLELKMGDNWRRTGTVLAASQLDDGRVLVQVVMNNDLEADSVLRVRDDNGSHLVIERLPYSLEDE; encoded by the coding sequence ATGGCTTTCAATCCATTTCCTCCTCGTCAGCCAACGGCTGCAGCCCGTCTGCCGCTTACACTTATGACGCTTGATGATTGGGCACTGGCAAGCGTAACGGGCAAAGACGCAGAAACTTACCTGCAAGGTCAGGTCACGACTGATGTTGCACAACTGGCGGCAAACCAGCACACGCTCTGCGCGCATTGTGACGCGAAAGGGAAAATGTGGAGCAACCTGCGCCTGTTCCATCGCGGTGAGGGTTACGCGTTGATTGAACGCCGTAATCTGCGTGACGCACAGCTTATCGAACTCAAAAAGTATGCCGTGTTTTCCAAAGTGGCCATCACGCCAGATGATGAAAGTGTGCTTCTGGGTCTTGCAGGTTTCCAGGCTCGTGCGGCTCTCGCCAATGTTTTCACGACACTGCCGGATGCGGAAAACCCAGTAGTTCAGGAAGGCGTAACTACTCTGCTGTGGTTTAACCTGCCCGCAGAGCGCTTCATGCTGGTTACCGATGAAGCCACTGCGCAGGCACTGGCGGAAAAATTGCAGGGCGAAGCGCAACGTAATGACAGCCAACAATGGCTGGCTTTAGAGATTGAAGCGGGTATTCCAGTCATTGAACCGGTTAACAGTGCGCAGTTTATTCCGCAGGCAACAAACCTTCAGGCTCTGGGTGGCATCAGCTTCAAAAAAGGCTGTTATACCGGCCAGGAAATGGTGGCACGCGCGAAGTTTCGTGGCGCAAACAAGCGTGCTCTGTGGTTCCTTGCAGGGAAAGCCAGCCGTTTACCGGAAGCAGGTGAAGATCTGGAACTGAAAATGGGTGACAACTGGCGCCGTACCGGCACCGTGCTCGCCGCCAGCCAGCTCGATGATGGCCGCGTCTTAGTACAAGTCGTGATGAACAACGATTTGGAAGCCGACAGCGTGTTACGCGTGCGCGATGATAACGGCAGCCATCTTGTTATTGAGCGGTTGCCTTATTCGTTAGAAGACGAGTAG
- a CDS encoding 6-phospho-beta-glucosidase, translating to MKKLTLPKDFLWGGAVAAHQVEGGWNKEGKGPSICDVLTGGAHGVPREITQDVVPGKYYPNHEAIDFHGHYKEDIALFAEMGFKCFRTSIAWTRIFPKGDELQPNEEGLKFYDDMFDELLKYNIEPVITLSHFEMPHYLVTEYGGWTNRKVVDFFVRFAEVVFERYKSKVKYWMTFNEINNQRNWRAPLFGYCCSGVVYTEHDNPEEVMYQVLHHQFVASAMAVKIGHRINPEMKIGCMLAMVPLYPYSCKPEDQMYAQESMRERYVFTDVQLRGYYPSYVLNEWERREFNIQMEAGDEQILREGVCDYLGFSYYMTNAVKADGGSGDALSGFQGSVPNPHVKASDWGWQIDPVGLRYALCELYERYQKPLFIVENGFGAYDKVEEDGSINDDYRIDYLKAHVAEMMKAVTYDGVDLMGYTPWGCIDCVSFTTGQYSKRYGFIYVNKHDDGTGDMSRSRKKSFNWYKEVIASNGENI from the coding sequence ATGAAGAAACTGACCTTACCAAAAGACTTTTTATGGGGCGGCGCTGTTGCTGCACATCAGGTAGAAGGTGGCTGGAACAAAGAAGGTAAAGGCCCAAGTATTTGTGATGTGCTGACCGGTGGCGCACATGGTGTGCCGCGTGAAATCACTCAAGACGTCGTCCCTGGAAAATATTATCCGAACCATGAAGCCATCGATTTCCATGGTCATTACAAAGAAGACATCGCGTTGTTTGCCGAGATGGGCTTCAAATGCTTCCGTACCTCCATTGCCTGGACGCGTATTTTCCCAAAAGGCGATGAGCTGCAACCCAATGAAGAAGGGTTAAAGTTCTATGACGACATGTTCGATGAGCTGTTGAAATACAACATCGAACCGGTAATCACCCTCTCCCATTTTGAAATGCCACATTATCTGGTGACCGAATACGGCGGTTGGACTAACCGTAAAGTGGTTGATTTCTTTGTACGATTTGCCGAAGTGGTGTTTGAACGCTACAAGAGCAAAGTGAAGTACTGGATGACCTTTAACGAGATCAACAACCAACGTAACTGGCGTGCGCCGCTGTTCGGTTATTGCTGCTCCGGCGTGGTTTACACCGAGCACGACAATCCAGAAGAGGTGATGTATCAGGTTCTGCATCATCAATTCGTTGCCAGCGCCATGGCGGTGAAGATTGGTCATCGCATCAATCCAGAAATGAAAATTGGCTGCATGTTAGCGATGGTGCCGCTGTATCCGTACTCCTGCAAACCAGAAGACCAAATGTATGCGCAAGAATCTATGCGCGAGCGCTATGTGTTTACCGATGTGCAGCTGCGCGGCTACTACCCATCTTACGTGTTAAACGAGTGGGAGCGCCGCGAGTTCAACATCCAGATGGAAGCGGGTGATGAGCAAATTCTGCGTGAAGGTGTGTGCGATTACCTCGGTTTCAGCTATTACATGACCAACGCCGTGAAAGCGGACGGTGGCAGCGGCGACGCATTATCTGGCTTCCAGGGCAGCGTGCCAAATCCGCACGTTAAAGCATCCGATTGGGGCTGGCAGATTGACCCGGTTGGCCTGCGTTATGCGCTGTGCGAGCTGTACGAACGCTACCAAAAACCGCTGTTTATCGTCGAAAATGGCTTTGGTGCTTACGACAAAGTAGAAGAAGACGGCTCAATCAATGACGATTACCGCATTGATTACCTGAAAGCGCACGTTGCCGAGATGATGAAAGCGGTAACTTACGATGGCGTGGACCTGATGGGCTACACCCCGTGGGGCTGCATCGACTGCGTATCGTTCACCACCGGGCAGTACAGCAAACGCTACGGCTTTATCTATGTGAACAAGCATGACGATGGCACCGGCGATATGTCTCGCTCGCGCAAGAAGAGCTTTAACTGGTACAAAGAAGTGATTGCCAGCAACGGCGAAAATATCTGA
- the dsbC gene encoding bifunctional protein-disulfide isomerase/oxidoreductase DsbC: MKKRFWLLPFLAASLSGFAHADDAAIKQSLAKLGVQNADVQSAPVAGMKTVLTDSGVLYVTEDGKHVIQGPLYDVSGAQPVNVTNKLLVGKLNALEKEMIVYKAPQEKHVITVFTDITCGYCHKLHEEIKDYNALGITVRYLAFPRQGLQSQTENDMKAIWCAKDRNKAFDTAMKGDAVAGATCDTNIANHYNLGVQFGIQGTPAIVLSNGTVIPGYQGPKEMKQMLDAHQQLTNLGG, from the coding sequence ATGAAAAAGCGTTTCTGGCTGCTGCCATTTTTAGCGGCTTCTCTGTCCGGTTTTGCTCATGCAGATGACGCAGCAATCAAGCAGTCTCTGGCTAAGTTAGGCGTACAAAATGCTGATGTTCAGTCTGCACCTGTGGCGGGCATGAAAACGGTATTAACCGATAGCGGTGTTTTGTACGTTACGGAAGATGGGAAACACGTTATTCAGGGGCCACTGTACGATGTCAGTGGCGCGCAGCCGGTTAATGTCACCAACAAATTGCTGGTGGGTAAACTGAACGCGCTCGAAAAAGAGATGATTGTCTATAAAGCCCCACAAGAAAAACATGTGATTACGGTATTTACCGATATCACCTGTGGCTATTGCCATAAGCTGCACGAAGAGATCAAAGACTACAACGCACTGGGGATCACCGTGCGTTACCTGGCCTTCCCGCGCCAGGGTCTGCAAAGCCAAACTGAAAACGACATGAAGGCCATCTGGTGTGCGAAAGACCGCAATAAAGCGTTCGATACCGCCATGAAAGGTGATGCCGTTGCAGGGGCAACTTGCGATACCAATATCGCTAACCATTACAATCTTGGCGTGCAGTTTGGCATCCAGGGAACTCCGGCGATCGTACTGAGCAACGGTACGGTGATTCCTGGTTATCAGGGGCCGAAAGAGATGAAACAAATGTTGGATGCACATCAACAGCTTACCAATTTAGGCGGGTAG
- the fldB gene encoding flavodoxin FldB, whose amino-acid sequence MNIGLFYGSSTCYTEMAAEKIRDIIGPELVTLHNLKDDAPAMMEQYDVLILGIPTWDFGELQEDWEAVWDQLDNLNLEGKPVALYGMGDQLGYGEWFLDALGMLHDKLAPRGAQFIGYWPTEGYEFTSPKPVIADGQLFVGLALDETNQYDLSEERIQNWCEQILAEMAEKFA is encoded by the coding sequence ATGAACATTGGCCTTTTTTATGGCTCCAGCACTTGTTACACCGAAATGGCTGCCGAAAAAATTCGTGACATCATTGGCCCCGAACTGGTGACACTGCACAATCTTAAAGATGATGCTCCAGCCATGATGGAACAGTACGATGTGTTGATTCTCGGCATCCCGACCTGGGATTTTGGCGAATTACAGGAAGACTGGGAAGCCGTCTGGGATCAACTGGATAATCTGAATCTCGAGGGCAAACCGGTAGCGCTTTATGGCATGGGCGACCAGCTCGGCTATGGCGAATGGTTCCTTGATGCACTCGGCATGCTGCACGATAAACTCGCCCCACGAGGCGCTCAGTTTATTGGCTACTGGCCAACAGAAGGTTATGAATTTACTAGCCCGAAACCTGTCATCGCTGATGGGCAGTTGTTCGTTGGCCTGGCACTTGATGAAACGAATCAGTACGACTTAAGCGAAGAGCGAATCCAAAACTGGTGTGAGCAAATTCTCGCGGAAATGGCCGAGAAATTTGCCTGA
- a CDS encoding MurR/RpiR family transcriptional regulator: MFTHAAVANLNGLEMMVYNFVIKNRDKVMYMTIRELADAAGVSTTTVLRFCRKLNCEGYSEFRVRFKLYLEQNDEQLVNFGPSEIISFFKSTNNEEFDNLIDQAVDIICSSERIIFVGAGTSGALAKYGARFFSNVGKFSNHIDDPYFPVTNDMAKNALAIVLSVSGETEEILRFASQFSLHNCKVLSITSHENSALAKLADFNISWHIPLTRVGGVYDITTQIPVIYILETIGRKLAKKMA, translated from the coding sequence ATGTTTACTCATGCGGCAGTTGCTAATCTCAACGGACTAGAAATGATGGTCTACAACTTTGTCATTAAAAATCGTGACAAAGTGATGTATATGACTATCCGCGAGTTAGCCGATGCAGCGGGTGTGTCCACCACCACCGTGCTGCGTTTTTGCCGCAAGTTAAATTGTGAAGGTTACTCTGAGTTTCGCGTGCGTTTTAAATTATATCTTGAGCAAAACGATGAACAACTGGTTAATTTTGGCCCCAGCGAAATTATTAGTTTTTTTAAAAGCACCAACAATGAAGAGTTTGATAATTTAATTGACCAGGCCGTTGATATTATTTGTTCTTCCGAACGTATTATATTTGTGGGTGCAGGAACATCAGGTGCGTTAGCAAAATATGGTGCACGTTTCTTTTCGAATGTGGGGAAATTTAGTAACCATATTGATGACCCTTATTTTCCGGTCACTAATGATATGGCGAAAAATGCACTGGCCATTGTCCTTTCAGTTTCTGGTGAAACCGAAGAGATCCTGCGCTTCGCCAGCCAGTTCAGCTTGCATAACTGCAAGGTGCTCTCCATCACCAGCCACGAAAACTCAGCACTGGCTAAGCTTGCCGATTTTAATATCTCCTGGCATATTCCCCTCACCCGCGTTGGGGGTGTTTATGACATCACCACGCAAATCCCCGTTATTTATATTTTAGAAACCATTGGCCGTAAACTGGCTAAGAAAATGGCATAA
- a CDS encoding protein YgfX, translating into MVLWQSDLRVSWRAQWISLLVHGMIALFVLLMPWPMSYTLIWMLLLSLVVFDSVRSQRRIHACQGEMKLLTDYHLRWQNQEWEIVGTPWVLRSGMMLRLRRLGRKRCQHLWLSADSMDIGEWRDLRRLMQQQQASGSGEA; encoded by the coding sequence GTGGTCCTGTGGCAATCTGATCTTCGCGTCTCCTGGCGTGCGCAATGGATATCTCTTTTGGTCCACGGGATGATCGCGCTGTTTGTGCTATTAATGCCGTGGCCGATGAGCTACACGCTAATTTGGATGCTGCTGCTTTCGCTGGTGGTTTTTGACAGCGTGCGTAGCCAGCGCCGTATTCATGCCTGCCAGGGCGAAATGAAACTTCTGACAGATTACCACCTGCGGTGGCAAAACCAGGAGTGGGAGATTGTCGGTACGCCTTGGGTCTTACGCAGTGGCATGATGCTGCGTTTACGCCGTCTTGGACGTAAACGCTGCCAACATCTATGGCTATCTGCTGACAGCATGGATATTGGCGAATGGCGAGATTTACGCCGCCTGATGCAGCAACAACAGGCAAGCGGGAGTGGGGAAGCTTAA
- the trhA gene encoding PAQR family membrane homeostasis protein TrhA translates to MADKPLITKGYSLAEEVANSISHGIGLVFGIVGLVLLLVQAVESNASVTAITSYSLYGGSMILLFLASTLYHAIPHQRAKRWLKKFDHCAIYLLIAGTYTPFLLVGLDSPLARGLMVVIWGLALAGILFKLTIAHRFKILSLVTYLLMGWLSLVVIYQMVIKLAPGSVTLLAAGGVIYSLGVIFYVCKRIPYNHAIWHGFVLGGSVCHFLAIYLYIR, encoded by the coding sequence ATGGCTGACAAACCATTGATCACTAAAGGATATTCACTGGCGGAGGAAGTCGCCAACAGTATTAGCCACGGTATCGGACTGGTTTTTGGGATTGTCGGGCTAGTTTTGCTACTGGTACAAGCGGTTGAATCCAATGCGAGTGTGACCGCGATAACCAGTTATAGCCTGTACGGCGGCAGCATGATTCTGCTGTTTCTCGCCTCAACGCTGTATCACGCCATTCCCCATCAACGTGCTAAGCGGTGGCTAAAGAAATTTGACCACTGCGCCATTTATTTATTGATAGCCGGAACTTACACACCATTTTTACTCGTTGGGTTGGACTCCCCGCTGGCGCGAGGGCTGATGGTGGTGATTTGGGGGCTGGCACTCGCCGGGATTCTTTTCAAACTGACCATCGCACATCGATTTAAGATCTTGTCTTTAGTGACATATTTACTGATGGGCTGGTTATCACTGGTCGTTATCTACCAGATGGTGATTAAACTCGCTCCGGGCAGCGTTACGTTATTGGCTGCAGGTGGTGTGATTTATTCTTTAGGCGTTATTTTTTACGTCTGTAAACGTATTCCATACAACCACGCTATCTGGCATGGCTTTGTGCTGGGCGGCAGTGTTTGTCACTTCCTCGCGATCTATCTGTATATCCGTTGA
- the sdhE gene encoding FAD assembly factor SdhE, which produces MDINNKARIHWACRRGMRELDISIMPFFEYEYDSLSTEDKQLFVRLLESDDPDLFNWLMNHGKPADTELQRMVTLIQTRNKERGPVAI; this is translated from the coding sequence ATGGATATCAATAATAAAGCCCGAATTCATTGGGCGTGCCGCCGGGGAATGCGTGAGCTTGATATTTCGATTATGCCATTCTTCGAATATGAATATGACTCGTTAAGCACTGAGGATAAGCAGTTGTTTGTCCGCTTGCTGGAAAGCGATGATCCTGACCTGTTTAATTGGTTAATGAATCATGGCAAACCGGCAGATACAGAGCTGCAACGGATGGTGACACTGATTCAGACACGGAATAAAGAACGTGGTCCTGTGGCAATCTGA